One genomic segment of Methylocystis sp. SC2 includes these proteins:
- the ccrA gene encoding crotonyl-CoA carboxylase/reductase, with amino-acid sequence MTDKKDLYEMGEIPPLGHVPKNMYAWAIRKERHGPPETAMQLEVLPTWELDSHDVLVLVMAAGVNYNGVWASLGEPVSTLDVHKNPYHVAGSDASGVVWAVGSKVKRWKVGDEVIIHCNQDDGDDEECNGGDPMFSPSQRIWGYETPDGSFAQFCRVQDRQLMERPKHLTWEEAACYTLTLATAYRMLFGHAPHQLKPGDNVLVWGASGGLGVFAVQLCAASGANAIGVISDESKRDYVLSLGAKGVINRKDFKCWGQLPKVNTPEFNEWTKNARAFGKAIWDITGKKDVDIVFEHPGEATFPVSCLVVKRGGMVVFCAGTTGFNLTFDARYVWMRQKRIQGSHFAHLKQASAANRFVLDRRVDPCMSEVFPWEKIPLAHTKMWKNEHAPGNMAVLVMAPKPGLRTVEDVTEAYEKK; translated from the coding sequence TTGACCGATAAAAAAGACCTTTACGAGATGGGCGAAATTCCGCCGCTGGGGCATGTGCCGAAGAACATGTACGCCTGGGCGATCCGTAAGGAGCGGCACGGTCCGCCGGAAACCGCCATGCAGCTCGAGGTCTTGCCGACCTGGGAGCTCGACAGTCACGACGTGCTCGTTCTGGTGATGGCGGCCGGGGTCAATTACAACGGCGTCTGGGCCTCGCTGGGCGAGCCGGTGTCGACCCTCGACGTTCACAAGAATCCCTATCACGTGGCCGGCTCCGACGCTTCGGGCGTCGTCTGGGCGGTCGGCTCCAAGGTGAAGCGCTGGAAGGTCGGCGACGAGGTCATCATTCACTGCAACCAGGACGACGGGGACGACGAGGAGTGCAACGGCGGCGATCCGATGTTCTCGCCCTCGCAGCGCATCTGGGGCTATGAGACGCCGGACGGCTCCTTCGCCCAGTTTTGCCGCGTGCAGGACCGCCAGCTGATGGAGCGCCCCAAGCACCTCACCTGGGAAGAGGCGGCCTGCTACACCTTAACGCTCGCCACCGCCTATCGCATGCTCTTCGGCCATGCGCCGCATCAGCTGAAGCCCGGCGACAATGTGCTGGTGTGGGGCGCCTCGGGCGGGCTCGGCGTCTTCGCCGTGCAGCTCTGCGCCGCCTCGGGCGCCAACGCCATCGGCGTCATCTCGGACGAGAGCAAGCGCGACTATGTGCTCTCGCTCGGCGCCAAGGGCGTCATCAACCGCAAGGACTTCAAATGCTGGGGGCAGTTGCCGAAGGTCAACACGCCCGAGTTCAATGAATGGACCAAGAACGCCCGCGCCTTCGGCAAGGCGATCTGGGACATCACCGGCAAGAAGGACGTCGACATCGTCTTCGAACATCCGGGCGAAGCGACCTTCCCGGTCTCCTGCCTCGTGGTGAAGCGCGGCGGCATGGTGGTGTTCTGCGCCGGCACGACGGGCTTCAACCTCACCTTCGACGCCCGCTATGTGTGGATGCGCCAGAAGCGCATCCAGGGGTCGCATTTCGCGCATTTGAAGCAGGCGTCGGCCGCCAATCGGTTCGTCCTGGATCGGCGCGTCGACCCCTGCATGTCGGAAGTCTTCCCGTGGGAGAAGATTCCGCTCGCCCACACCAAGATGTGGAAGAACGAACATGCGCCCGGCAATATGGCGGTGCTGGTGATGGCGCCCAAGCCCGGTCTGCGCACGGTCGAGGATGTGACGGAAGCCTATGAGAAGAAGTAG
- the uppP gene encoding undecaprenyl-diphosphatase UppP — MATACTNGLDTGFVDLGYMKVAVLGVVQGITELLPISSTAHMRIVPALLGWKDPGSAFSAAMQLAALAAVVSYFWSDIRALAEGSLRALVRRDFNDWTFRFVVWIALATVPIGIAGLALSHTLNTCGSPLRTLPVIGVSCIVMAALLAIAELYCNHKRTLEHVSLKDAMIVGFAQVGALIPGVSRSGSTLTAALFLDLKREEAARFSFLLGLPAIALAGLKELWELHKAQLDFHGWAVLTLGLFVASLSAFVAIWGLLRILERFSAWPFVFYRAFIGIVLLVGFYAGFLA; from the coding sequence ATGGCGACCGCTTGCACGAATGGGCTCGACACCGGTTTTGTCGATCTCGGCTATATGAAAGTCGCCGTCCTTGGCGTGGTGCAGGGCATCACCGAGCTTCTGCCGATCTCCTCGACGGCGCATATGCGCATCGTGCCGGCGCTTCTCGGCTGGAAGGACCCCGGCTCCGCCTTCTCCGCGGCGATGCAGCTCGCGGCGCTCGCCGCCGTCGTCAGCTATTTCTGGAGCGACATCCGCGCGCTCGCCGAGGGCTCCCTTCGCGCCCTCGTGCGGCGCGACTTCAACGACTGGACCTTCCGTTTCGTCGTCTGGATCGCGCTCGCGACCGTGCCGATCGGCATCGCCGGCCTCGCGCTGTCGCATACGCTCAACACCTGCGGCTCGCCCTTGCGCACGCTGCCGGTGATCGGCGTTTCCTGCATCGTCATGGCGGCGCTGCTCGCCATCGCCGAACTCTACTGCAATCACAAGCGCACGCTTGAACATGTCAGCCTGAAGGACGCGATGATCGTCGGCTTCGCCCAGGTCGGCGCGCTCATTCCGGGCGTCTCGCGCTCGGGCTCGACGCTGACCGCGGCGCTGTTCCTCGACCTCAAGCGCGAAGAAGCGGCGCGCTTTTCCTTCCTGCTCGGCCTTCCGGCGATCGCCCTCGCAGGCCTGAAGGAATTATGGGAGCTGCACAAGGCGCAGCTCGATTTCCACGGCTGGGCGGTGCTGACGCTGGGGCTCTTCGTCGCCTCGCTTTCAGCCTTTGTCGCGATCTGGGGCCTGTTGCGGATTCTCGAACGCTTCTCCGCCTGGCCCTTCGTCTTCTACCGCGCCTTCATCGGAATCGTGCTGCTCGTGGGGTTCTACGCAGGCTTCCTCGCATAA
- a CDS encoding ABC transporter ATP-binding protein has protein sequence MLEARNLTKRYDGADAPALDRLNLTVPAGEVFCLLGPNGAGKTTTVNLFLNFIEPTAGQALVCGIDSALDPSAARARLAYIPEQVMLYGALTGIENLQYFTEISGAEAPRETLLSLLAAAGLPSDAFQRPVRFYSKGMRQKVGVAIALARRAQALVLDEPTSGLDPLAANEFAALIERLRKEGMAVLMVTHDLFLAKQCGTKIGIMAQGRLASVFGADDVDHLGLERAYLDLFASAAA, from the coding sequence ATGCTCGAAGCGCGCAATCTCACCAAGCGTTACGACGGCGCCGACGCGCCGGCGCTCGATCGTTTGAATTTGACCGTGCCGGCGGGCGAAGTGTTTTGCCTGCTGGGTCCGAACGGCGCCGGCAAGACGACGACCGTCAATCTCTTCCTGAATTTTATCGAACCCACTGCAGGTCAGGCGCTCGTCTGCGGAATCGACTCCGCCCTCGATCCCTCGGCGGCGCGCGCGCGTCTCGCCTATATTCCCGAACAGGTGATGCTCTATGGGGCGCTCACCGGCATCGAGAATCTGCAATATTTCACCGAAATCTCCGGCGCCGAGGCGCCGCGCGAGACGCTGCTCTCGCTGCTCGCCGCCGCCGGTCTGCCGAGCGACGCCTTTCAGCGTCCCGTGCGCTTCTATTCCAAGGGCATGCGCCAGAAGGTCGGCGTCGCCATCGCGCTCGCAAGGCGCGCGCAGGCGCTGGTGCTCGACGAGCCGACCTCCGGCCTCGATCCGCTCGCGGCCAATGAATTCGCCGCGCTCATCGAGCGGCTGCGCAAGGAGGGCATGGCGGTCCTCATGGTCACGCACGACCTCTTCCTCGCCAAGCAATGCGGCACCAAGATCGGCATCATGGCGCAGGGGCGTCTCGCATCGGTCTTCGGCGCTGACGACGTCGATCATCTCGGGCTGGAGCGCGCCTATCTCGATCTCTTCGCGAGCGCGGCGGCGTGA
- a CDS encoding acyl-CoA desaturase, with translation MLMPQPSHCEVVEAGSPAAVKSPGAGRWETAVRYGEPDAWGRRREHLFYAAVKQGGALVAVVWIALRPTGWVEWSGFTLFYVLNVLGMSLGYHRYFTHKAFETSTPMRYALGILAQCGVYGSLKRWCADHRRHHLLADRPGDVHSPYFDDYGRPLSGLEGIKHAHLGWAYGEATTNMDMFGRGIVGDPVIEWCHRTRYVWFAVSVVVIPALWGLALGGFDAVAGSVMVAGFLRVALALHAIAAVNSLGHRFGYQNFKGQDESRNNLLLGYLTLGEGWHNNHHAYPRAATTKIRPFEIDPTGFLVLALERMGLVWNVQHLDASLNVK, from the coding sequence ATGTTGATGCCCCAACCATCGCATTGCGAAGTCGTGGAGGCCGGTTCGCCCGCCGCCGTTAAATCTCCGGGGGCCGGGCGGTGGGAGACGGCGGTGCGTTATGGCGAGCCTGACGCGTGGGGCCGAAGGCGTGAGCATCTCTTCTACGCTGCAGTCAAACAAGGCGGGGCGTTGGTCGCCGTCGTCTGGATTGCGCTGCGGCCGACGGGCTGGGTCGAGTGGTCCGGTTTTACATTGTTTTACGTGCTGAACGTGCTCGGCATGTCGCTCGGCTATCACCGCTATTTTACCCACAAGGCCTTCGAGACGTCGACGCCAATGCGATATGCGCTGGGCATATTGGCTCAATGCGGCGTCTACGGCTCGCTTAAGCGTTGGTGCGCCGATCACCGTCGGCATCACCTATTGGCCGATAGACCGGGCGACGTTCACAGCCCGTATTTCGACGATTACGGCCGTCCGCTATCCGGGCTGGAAGGAATTAAACATGCTCATCTCGGCTGGGCGTACGGCGAGGCGACAACCAATATGGACATGTTCGGCCGAGGCATCGTCGGCGACCCGGTGATCGAATGGTGTCATCGCACGCGTTATGTCTGGTTCGCCGTCTCGGTTGTCGTTATTCCAGCTTTGTGGGGATTGGCGCTCGGCGGATTCGACGCTGTTGCCGGATCGGTGATGGTCGCCGGATTCCTGCGTGTGGCTTTGGCGCTGCATGCGATCGCGGCGGTCAACAGTCTTGGGCATCGCTTCGGCTACCAAAATTTCAAAGGGCAAGACGAGTCGCGCAACAACCTGCTGCTCGGCTACCTGACGCTCGGCGAAGGCTGGCACAACAATCACCACGCCTATCCGCGGGCGGCCACGACGAAAATTCGCCCTTTCGAAATTGACCCAACAGGGTTCCTGGTGCTGGCGTTGGAACGAATGGGCCTTGTGTGGAATGTCCAGCATCTAGACGCTTCACTCAACGTGAAATGA
- a CDS encoding protein meaA, giving the protein MSAEKSRNAGRDKPWMFRTYAGHSTASESNKLYRSNLAKGQTGLSIAFDLPTQTGYDSDHILSRGEVGKVGVPVSHLGDMRTLFHGIPLGEMNTSMTINATAVWLMALYIAAAEEQGAPRGKLQGTTQNDIIKEYLSRGSYVFPPAQSLRLTQDLILFTTKECPKFNPINVCSYHLQEAGATPSQELAYALATAVAILDGVKAAGMPEEDFAQVVGRISFFVNAGMRFVTELCKMRAFAELWEEITRERYGVKDEKLRRFRYGVQVNSLGLTEQQPENNVYRILIEMLAVVLSKNARARAVQLPAWNEALGLPRPFDQQWSLRMQQIMAYETDLLEYGDIFDGNPEIARKVAELKAEAKAELKKIQELGGAAAAVEIGYMKGKLVEANTARLESIEAGEQIVVGVNKFTGGEPSPLASGDDQIMVVPEHVEAEQISRLKAWRESRDQKAAQEAIEELARAAKEGRNMVEPSIAAAKAGVTTGEWGNVLRGVFGEYRAPTGVSSTARQVGGALDAVRGEVERVSQKLGKRAKFLVGKPGLDGHSNGAEQIAVRARDAGFDVIYAGIRSTPAELVEAAKKEGAHCIGLSILSGSHVTLAHEVIKLMKQEGVDAPLVVGGIIPPADEKLLRDAGVAAVYTPKNYDLNAIMTDLAHIIEKAAV; this is encoded by the coding sequence ATGTCCGCTGAGAAGAGCCGGAACGCTGGCCGCGATAAGCCCTGGATGTTTCGCACCTACGCCGGCCATTCGACGGCCAGCGAGTCCAACAAGCTCTATCGCTCCAATCTCGCCAAGGGCCAGACCGGTCTCTCCATCGCCTTCGATCTGCCGACGCAAACCGGCTACGACAGCGACCATATCCTCTCGCGCGGCGAGGTCGGCAAGGTGGGCGTGCCGGTCTCGCATCTGGGCGATATGCGCACGCTCTTTCACGGCATCCCGCTCGGCGAGATGAACACCTCGATGACCATCAACGCCACCGCCGTGTGGCTGATGGCGCTCTATATCGCCGCCGCGGAAGAGCAAGGCGCGCCGCGCGGCAAACTGCAGGGCACGACGCAAAACGACATCATCAAGGAATATCTCTCGCGCGGCTCCTATGTGTTTCCGCCTGCGCAATCGCTGCGGCTCACTCAGGACCTCATTCTCTTCACCACGAAGGAATGCCCGAAGTTCAATCCGATCAACGTCTGCTCCTACCATCTGCAGGAGGCGGGCGCGACGCCGTCGCAGGAATTGGCCTATGCGCTCGCGACCGCCGTCGCCATTCTAGACGGCGTGAAAGCCGCGGGAATGCCTGAGGAAGACTTCGCTCAGGTCGTCGGCCGCATCTCCTTCTTCGTTAACGCCGGCATGCGCTTCGTCACCGAACTGTGCAAAATGCGCGCCTTCGCCGAGCTTTGGGAGGAGATCACGCGCGAGCGCTATGGGGTGAAGGACGAAAAGCTTCGCCGCTTCCGCTATGGCGTGCAGGTCAATTCGCTCGGCCTGACCGAGCAGCAGCCGGAAAACAACGTCTATCGCATATTGATCGAGATGCTGGCCGTCGTTCTCTCCAAGAACGCCCGCGCCCGCGCCGTGCAGCTTCCGGCCTGGAACGAGGCGCTCGGCCTGCCCCGGCCCTTCGACCAGCAATGGTCGCTGCGCATGCAGCAGATCATGGCCTATGAGACGGATCTGCTCGAATATGGCGACATTTTCGACGGCAATCCCGAGATCGCCCGCAAGGTCGCCGAACTGAAGGCCGAGGCGAAAGCCGAACTCAAGAAGATCCAAGAGCTCGGCGGCGCCGCGGCGGCGGTCGAAATCGGCTATATGAAGGGCAAGCTCGTCGAGGCCAACACCGCGCGCCTCGAGTCGATCGAGGCCGGCGAGCAGATCGTCGTCGGCGTCAACAAATTCACCGGCGGCGAGCCCTCGCCGCTCGCCTCGGGCGACGACCAGATCATGGTCGTGCCGGAACATGTCGAAGCCGAGCAGATTTCGCGGCTGAAGGCCTGGCGCGAAAGCCGCGACCAGAAGGCCGCGCAGGAAGCCATCGAAGAGCTGGCCCGCGCGGCGAAAGAAGGCCGCAATATGGTCGAGCCGTCCATCGCCGCGGCGAAGGCGGGCGTCACCACCGGCGAATGGGGCAATGTTTTACGCGGCGTGTTTGGGGAATATCGCGCGCCGACGGGCGTCTCTTCGACGGCGCGCCAGGTCGGCGGCGCGCTCGACGCGGTGCGCGGCGAGGTCGAGCGCGTGTCGCAAAAGCTCGGCAAGCGGGCGAAATTCCTGGTCGGCAAGCCGGGCCTCGACGGCCATTCCAACGGCGCCGAGCAGATCGCGGTGCGCGCCCGCGACGCCGGCTTCGACGTGATCTACGCCGGCATCCGCTCGACGCCGGCCGAACTCGTCGAGGCGGCGAAGAAGGAAGGCGCGCATTGCATCGGCCTCTCCATTCTTTCAGGCTCGCATGTCACGCTCGCCCATGAGGTGATCAAGCTGATGAAGCAGGAAGGCGTCGACGCGCCGCTGGTCGTCGGCGGCATCATCCCGCCGGCCGACGAGAAGCTCCTGCGCGACGCCGGCGTCGCGGCGGTCTACACGCCGAAAAACTACGACCTCAACGCCATCATGACCGACCTCGCCCACATCATCGAGAAGGCGGCGGTTTAG
- a CDS encoding OFA family MFS transporter, with protein sequence MSADAIARPDFFSRARTVASPAFNRWLAPPAALAIHLCIGMAYGFSVFWLPLSRVIGGAQPKVCPETLGFFATLVATDCDWKVSWLGWTFTLFFVLLGSSAAVFGHWLETAGPRKAGLAAACCWCGGLLISALGVYLHQIFLLWIGSGVIGGIGLGLGYISPVSTLIKWFPDRRGLATGLAIMGFGGGAMIGAPLADRLMGFYATPSSPGVWQTFVTLAAIYFAFMVAGALSYRVPPEGWAPEGFAPPAAARNAMVTHRHVHLDVAWKTPQFWLLWAVLCLNVSAGIGVLGMASPMLQEVFGGRLIGLDIGFDQLDADQKKQIAAIAAGFTGLLSLCNIGGRIGWASASDKFGRKLTYAIFFVVGIALYSAIPFAASGAMVGLFVLLFAVIITMYGGGFATIPAYLADIFGTHHVGAIHGRLLTAWSTAGVLGPVLVNYIREYQLSVGVPREAAYNQTMFVLAGLLLCGLVCNLLVRPCAEKFYMSDEEVAAQKHVTVAEVVEEEDDIHADFEDFVEEGLEPAAPDAAPPIAARAPPGAKGGSPLLVLAWAAVGVPLAWGVWTTLLKTAALFH encoded by the coding sequence ATGTCCGCCGACGCCATCGCCCGCCCGGATTTCTTCAGCCGGGCTCGAACCGTCGCGTCCCCCGCCTTCAATCGCTGGCTCGCGCCGCCGGCGGCGCTGGCCATTCATCTGTGCATCGGCATGGCCTATGGCTTTTCCGTTTTCTGGCTGCCGCTGTCGCGCGTCATCGGCGGCGCGCAGCCGAAGGTCTGTCCGGAAACGCTGGGGTTTTTCGCGACGCTCGTCGCCACCGACTGCGACTGGAAGGTCAGCTGGCTGGGGTGGACCTTCACGCTCTTCTTCGTCCTGCTCGGCTCCTCGGCGGCGGTCTTCGGCCATTGGTTGGAGACGGCCGGACCGCGCAAGGCCGGACTCGCGGCGGCCTGCTGCTGGTGTGGCGGCCTGCTCATCTCGGCGCTCGGGGTCTATCTGCATCAGATCTTTTTGTTGTGGATCGGCTCCGGCGTGATCGGCGGCATCGGCTTGGGGCTCGGATATATCTCGCCCGTCTCGACGCTCATCAAATGGTTTCCCGACCGGCGGGGCCTCGCGACCGGTCTCGCCATCATGGGCTTTGGCGGCGGCGCGATGATCGGCGCGCCGCTCGCGGACCGGCTGATGGGCTTCTACGCCACGCCGAGTTCGCCAGGCGTCTGGCAGACCTTCGTGACGCTCGCGGCGATCTATTTCGCCTTCATGGTCGCCGGCGCGCTCAGCTATCGGGTGCCGCCCGAAGGCTGGGCGCCCGAAGGTTTTGCGCCGCCCGCGGCGGCCAGGAACGCCATGGTGACGCATCGTCATGTGCATCTCGACGTCGCATGGAAGACGCCGCAATTCTGGCTGCTCTGGGCCGTGCTCTGTCTCAATGTGTCGGCCGGCATCGGCGTTCTGGGCATGGCCTCGCCGATGCTGCAGGAAGTCTTCGGCGGCAGGCTGATCGGCCTCGACATCGGTTTCGATCAGCTCGACGCCGATCAGAAAAAGCAGATCGCGGCGATCGCGGCGGGCTTCACCGGCCTCTTGAGCCTGTGCAACATCGGCGGGCGCATCGGCTGGGCCTCGGCGTCCGATAAATTCGGCCGCAAGCTCACTTACGCGATCTTCTTCGTCGTCGGCATTGCGCTGTATTCGGCGATCCCCTTCGCCGCGAGCGGGGCGATGGTCGGCCTCTTCGTCCTGCTCTTTGCAGTGATCATCACCATGTATGGCGGCGGCTTCGCGACGATCCCCGCCTATCTCGCCGACATCTTCGGCACCCATCATGTCGGCGCCATCCATGGCCGGCTGCTGACCGCCTGGTCGACGGCCGGCGTGCTCGGCCCCGTGCTCGTCAACTACATCCGCGAATATCAGCTGAGCGTCGGCGTCCCGCGCGAAGCCGCCTATAATCAGACGATGTTTGTGCTCGCGGGCCTGCTGCTCTGCGGTCTCGTCTGCAATCTGCTGGTGCGGCCCTGCGCCGAGAAATTTTACATGAGCGACGAAGAGGTCGCGGCGCAAAAGCACGTCACGGTCGCCGAAGTCGTCGAGGAAGAGGACGATATTCACGCTGACTTCGAGGATTTTGTCGAAGAGGGATTGGAGCCGGCTGCGCCCGACGCCGCTCCGCCGATCGCCGCGCGCGCGCCGCCCGGCGCAAAGGGCGGATCGCCGCTGCTGGTTCTCGCCTGGGCGGCCGTCGGCGTCCCCCTCGCCTGGGGCGTCTGGACGACGCTCCTCAAAACCGCGGCGCTGTTTCACTGA
- a CDS encoding DUF4396 domain-containing protein yields the protein MHSLLLLPIDYFLAAWFAVTAACTLYVAIDGYKNPEPVVMKWGFILVTLYTGPFGLLLYVIADKEPRPEAHEQFVRPLWKQGVGSTIHCVAGDATGIILAAVIVAWMGLPMWLDLIVEYLAGFAFGLFIFQSLFMKEMMGGSYWENVRRSFFPEFISMNFMMAGMAPVMSFLMMGHDMRAMVPTELIFWGVMSLGVMAGFATAYPSNVWMVAQGLKHGLMTERKRGVPFEKPGERQATEHVRSDAASHQHHHHGEHSGISEGAATHPENGSRADSGAAPKHMHATPEATSAQIAAFSLTSLVLLATGMLAPANWVNMRLSAHEVGGLIMPPGMLMYRDTTADAMREMSFADSRRVRASFPIDARGDRELPFTMDAGVKVFELAASVIRWRILPDVAVDAYAYNGQIPGPRIHIREGDRIRIRVRNDLPEGTTVHWHGLILPNAMDGASDITQAPIPPGGVFDYEFTAKQHGTYFYHPHAEPDRTQALGLYGALIIDPAAPAEDAADHDYVIQLQEWLWRDGLTFPAMPMDGMQPNYFTINGKSYPSTETIRMKRGETLKVRFIGTNNGFIHPMHIHGGPFEVVARDGETLARSARYLADTVNVGPGQRYDVIWRAQERGKWLIHCHIPHHTSNDNAETKGGGGLMAIIEVE from the coding sequence ATGCATTCGCTCCTCCTCTTGCCGATCGACTATTTTCTTGCCGCATGGTTTGCGGTGACCGCCGCCTGCACGCTCTACGTCGCCATCGACGGCTACAAGAATCCCGAACCGGTCGTGATGAAATGGGGGTTCATTCTCGTCACGCTCTATACGGGACCTTTCGGCCTTCTGCTTTATGTCATCGCCGACAAGGAGCCGCGGCCCGAGGCGCATGAGCAATTCGTGCGGCCGCTGTGGAAGCAGGGCGTCGGCTCGACGATCCATTGCGTCGCCGGCGACGCGACAGGCATCATTCTGGCCGCCGTCATCGTCGCCTGGATGGGTCTGCCGATGTGGCTCGATCTCATCGTCGAATATCTCGCGGGTTTCGCCTTCGGCCTCTTCATTTTTCAGTCGCTGTTCATGAAGGAAATGATGGGCGGCTCCTATTGGGAGAATGTGCGGCGCAGCTTTTTTCCTGAATTCATCAGCATGAATTTCATGATGGCCGGCATGGCCCCGGTCATGAGCTTCCTGATGATGGGCCATGACATGCGCGCCATGGTTCCGACCGAACTCATCTTCTGGGGCGTGATGTCGCTTGGCGTGATGGCGGGCTTCGCCACAGCCTATCCGTCAAATGTCTGGATGGTCGCGCAGGGTTTGAAGCACGGGCTCATGACCGAGCGAAAGCGAGGCGTTCCCTTTGAGAAACCCGGCGAACGTCAGGCGACTGAGCACGTGCGATCGGATGCGGCGAGTCACCAGCATCACCATCACGGCGAACATTCCGGCATCAGCGAGGGCGCCGCGACGCATCCCGAGAATGGATCGCGCGCCGACTCCGGCGCGGCCCCGAAGCATATGCATGCGACGCCAGAGGCGACGAGCGCCCAGATCGCCGCTTTCAGCCTGACGTCGCTCGTCCTTCTCGCCACCGGCATGCTCGCGCCCGCCAATTGGGTGAACATGCGGCTTTCCGCGCATGAGGTGGGCGGGCTCATCATGCCGCCGGGAATGCTCATGTATCGGGACACGACCGCCGACGCGATGCGCGAGATGAGCTTCGCGGATTCTCGGCGCGTGCGCGCGAGTTTTCCTATCGACGCGCGCGGCGATCGGGAGCTGCCCTTTACCATGGACGCCGGCGTCAAGGTCTTTGAACTCGCCGCGTCCGTCATCCGCTGGCGCATCCTGCCCGATGTGGCCGTCGACGCCTATGCCTACAACGGTCAGATACCGGGACCCCGCATCCATATTCGCGAAGGCGACCGCATACGCATCAGGGTGCGTAATGATTTACCCGAGGGCACGACCGTCCACTGGCACGGGCTCATTCTTCCCAACGCCATGGACGGCGCGAGCGACATCACCCAGGCGCCGATTCCGCCGGGCGGAGTCTTCGATTACGAATTCACCGCGAAGCAGCACGGAACCTATTTCTACCATCCCCACGCCGAGCCGGACCGCACGCAGGCTCTGGGCCTCTACGGCGCGCTGATCATCGATCCCGCGGCGCCCGCCGAGGACGCCGCCGATCACGACTATGTCATTCAGCTTCAGGAATGGCTCTGGCGCGACGGCCTGACGTTTCCGGCGATGCCGATGGACGGCATGCAGCCGAATTATTTCACCATCAACGGCAAATCCTATCCGTCAACCGAGACGATCCGCATGAAGCGCGGCGAAACGCTCAAAGTGCGCTTCATCGGCACCAACAACGGCTTCATTCATCCGATGCATATTCACGGCGGCCCGTTTGAAGTCGTGGCGCGCGACGGCGAGACGCTCGCCAGGAGCGCGCGCTATCTCGCCGACACGGTCAATGTCGGCCCAGGGCAGCGCTACGACGTGATCTGGCGGGCGCAGGAGCGGGGAAAGTGGCTGATCCATTGCCACATCCCCCATCACACCAGCAATGACAACGCCGAGACGAAAGGCGGCGGCGGGCTGATGGCGATCATCGAGGTCGAGTAG
- a CDS encoding site-specific DNA-methyltransferase has product MRSARVGAARLKARNQVTRIGRTNEGPLRASARNEILSGDCVASMERLAQESVDLVFADPPYNLQLANRLHRPDQSLVDAVDNDWDKFANFAAYDAFTRDWLAQARRVMKPTATIFVIGSYHNIFRVGAIMQDLGFWILNDIVWRKNNPMPNFRGRRFTNAHETMIWAARDQSAKNYTFNYEALKAANEDCQMRSDWLLPICGGTERLKDGAGRKTHPTQKPEALLARVILAASSPGDLVLDPFFGTGTTGAVAKRLGRDWLGIERDGDYRAAARARIAAIEPLPPEAVATAPSKRSEPRIAFASLVEAGLIAPGATLVDARRRHRAVVRADGALSLSGFVGSIHKTGALAQGLPACNGWTFWHYEEKGRLTPIDDLRAEARARLKVAAE; this is encoded by the coding sequence ATGCGTAGCGCGCGCGTCGGGGCGGCTCGCCTCAAAGCCCGAAATCAGGTCACGCGTATCGGGCGCACAAATGAAGGGCCGCTCCGCGCGTCGGCGCGCAACGAAATCCTCAGCGGCGACTGCGTCGCATCGATGGAGCGACTGGCGCAGGAGAGCGTCGACCTCGTCTTCGCCGATCCGCCCTATAATCTCCAGCTCGCCAATCGTCTGCATCGCCCGGATCAAAGTCTCGTCGACGCGGTCGACAACGACTGGGACAAATTCGCGAATTTCGCCGCCTATGACGCCTTCACGCGCGATTGGCTCGCGCAGGCGCGCCGGGTGATGAAGCCGACGGCGACGATTTTCGTGATCGGCTCCTACCACAATATTTTTCGCGTCGGCGCGATCATGCAGGATCTCGGGTTCTGGATCCTGAACGACATCGTCTGGCGCAAGAACAATCCGATGCCGAACTTTCGCGGCCGGCGCTTCACCAACGCCCATGAGACGATGATCTGGGCGGCGCGCGACCAGAGCGCCAAGAACTACACCTTCAATTACGAGGCGCTGAAGGCGGCGAACGAGGACTGCCAGATGCGGTCGGACTGGCTGCTGCCGATCTGCGGCGGGACCGAACGTCTCAAGGATGGCGCCGGCCGCAAGACCCATCCGACGCAAAAGCCGGAAGCGCTGCTCGCGCGCGTCATTCTCGCCGCCTCGAGCCCGGGCGATCTGGTGCTCGATCCCTTCTTTGGCACGGGAACGACCGGCGCCGTCGCCAAGCGTTTGGGGCGCGACTGGCTCGGCATCGAACGCGACGGCGACTATCGAGCCGCGGCGCGGGCGCGAATCGCGGCGATCGAACCCTTGCCGCCTGAAGCGGTCGCGACGGCCCCGTCGAAGCGCTCGGAGCCGCGCATCGCCTTCGCGAGCCTCGTCGAAGCGGGGCTCATCGCGCCGGGCGCGACGCTCGTCGACGCCAGGCGGCGCCATCGCGCGGTGGTGCGCGCCGACGGCGCGCTGTCGCTTTCGGGCTTCGTCGGCTCTATCCATAAGACCGGGGCGCTGGCGCAGGGCCTGCCAGCCTGCAACGGCTGGACCTTCTGGCATTACGAAGAAAAGGGCCGGCTGACGCCGATCGACGATCTGCGGGCTGAGGCGCGCGCGCGGCTCAAAGTGGCGGCGGAGTAG